In Diadema setosum chromosome 2, eeDiaSeto1, whole genome shotgun sequence, the DNA window ATTCTTAATTGCCAACATTTGTAGCATACTCAAGTCTACCTATAactatcactgaaggtgattaatgcgactgtacagtactggttgagctGACGATTCAGGTtcatcactgttttttttttttttgggggggggggggacgataTAATGAGAAATATCTTACAAACTGtaaaagagcatgtcatttcaAGAAGCATTCAACATTTGGTTGATAAAAATCGGCCTTTAAATggctgatatatatataaaaaagacaATTCCTAATAAAATTGCCATGCCACATCATTTTTTAGACATCTCAATTatatcaaaactgattttcatcaaatgatgTTTTGAATCCctttgaattgtatgctctttaacagtTCAAAGatgtttctgaatatctcacaaaacataaGCTGAATCCTaacctcagccagtactgtacagtccctttaatacccTCACTCCAGATGGTCGGCTTCTATGAAAAAATATTTAATCAGTgcctgtgtgtatgtgagtatgtgtatgcatgcatgcatgtaattgtttaatttgtttaatttttcaaaTGTTCAATTGTTGAAGTAGTTCATTCCACAATAAATATGCAGGTACCATGGTAAGGCCTTGTCGGGTACGAACAGGGagggtgtcttgcataactgaACAATAGTTGAGTATACATAcctaatttgaaataaattgcttaaatactgaAGAAGCACTTCTCTCCACGATGTTTTGGGAAAATTGCAGATACTATAGCAAGGCTTCATgctataaacacacacacacacacacacacacacacacaaaaatgtcttaaacatctacatgtacacttcaatgtcatcatgtaccCCCAAGTTACccttaaattgcttcaaaactgtaggaggttGTGATGCAAGATTTGCAACAGACCACCCATTCTACCACATGCCGATTCCTAAATACTATACCCCTTatacatttcatgttttatgcAGGAGTGCAGTGTTCAATCTTATTTAGGGACTATCATTACCTTTTCAAATGAATATAAGAGTTTCAGTTGAATAACAAATTTTCTATTTACATTTCATACTTGACCTTTATACTTATGTTAACAGTAAACACATATAAATCTGATGATTGTTACACATGTTCTCATGTAGCAATACATCTTGGAAACAAtatcaaaaatgtaaaaaaagcAACATCATGGAATACACTGTAATACCCTTTAATTGTGGAAATACGAAGTAGCTTACTTTGGCGCTCCCTCCTTGTCAAGAGCCATAGGTCTGTCCTTGTGTTCTTGATAATCAATCATGGCCAACAGATTACGGGCTCTGTAAGCAGCGTACCTGCACATCAATGAAATGTTTAACATCTAAATGTTTTACACAAGTGTACTTACTCCTGGATATTTAGTgagtgctattttttttttccgcacaGCTGCCATCCACCTTCATGCAAACAAGCACAAAGAAgtgcatgagcagaaaatgATTAGGAGGTCATGACCCCTTGGGCAAATGTGCATGCCTCATGTTGATGTAGTGATATCTTGATATCAATTTTGATTCATATTAATATACCGGTAGTcaaatcaatattcataaaccCTAATCCCACAAGGTTTTTCTTGGGACTTGAAACCATCGGGGGCTTTTTGGCCCCCCTTCTTCGGATCTCTGTCGTGGATCGCGTGAGGTAGAGGTCAATGTCATCTAACAGATTATAtagttatatttttcaaattctaatccatgtattttatattactTGATTCATGCTAATTTATACAAGAATAATTGTTCGCCTAGAAGTCTAACACTAcagctccaagacttctaatttttggtaaacatattttttttttttcaatttcctcaacaataatattgaacaAAAATTTCGGCTTCATACttttttaatgtattgtaatgtgtattgaatttcttatgtatttcgcTTTGTTTTTTAGCGTCAAAATTTGCCGCAGAAACTTTATAGAACATTATCAAGCTAAAATAAAtcatcagccattgaaagtaaatgtatctatttttacatgaattgattgaaaaaacaaaatttacattggatttgtccacaaaatcatgtttttgagcaattttgggggtcaacaaatttttttcaaaggggcgtggcttcaaaacggtatggccgggagcaacaaatttggtctcaaaggTTCCGTGATACTTGAAAGAATAAAGTCCTAAAATGTGGTGGCAAGACCATTGCTCGTTGCGAAATAATCATGCGAAATGTCGGGGTTGGGGgcaaattgccccccccccctccccccaagtGGAAATAGGGTTAATTACATTGCTCCATAGTCTAATTTCATGAATAAATATACATCAAAACTTTACATAATGGCTATCATCAATAAATTGAGgataattcaacatatttcctcACACAGATTGTGGCCTGCAATTGagaaaactttcattttgaatatttctcaGCATTGATTATGTGTCTAATTCTTCATAATCAttaacatgaaaataatgacatacaACTGTAAAGCTAATTGAGCCAAATTTTGCTTTATTACGGAGAAATCAGTTTTAAGAGCTATAGAGTAGAGTTTTGTTACAAAGCATTTTTTTCATCTATCCaaagataaaacaacaacaaaaccaaaataaaacatacaaacaaacataaaactcGTTTGTAAATGCTGGCAAATTATCCTTACCCAAAGGAGTACCTCTTCGCACAGTACATCAATATGTGGTTATGCAGTGATTCCAGTTCACCAGTGTGCCTGAAATGCACGagaggtaaaaaaacaaacaaaccaaaagtcAAAAAATGCCAGATAAATTGACATTTCCTTGGCACTAAACAGCATTATGCTAATACTAGGTTATGCAGGAGGtacttatcatttttattttttactcagTACGACCATCTGAATCTCTTCTACAATTGCTGTTTTGTGCCAGATGCTGTCGTTGAGTGTGCCTTACAACTGAgacacatcatttcataaaggtgaatagaaagaaagcacacaacAACCTCTCTGTTTATTTACATATCTATGTACATGCACTTACTAACAATGGAACATAAATACAAGACGTGAAGGCATGCACAAATGTctacatgaaaatgacaaaatacatGCAGGATAACTAAATATCTCAATGACTCTTCCCAGACCACCATCAAAAGAAGGGAAGCCATTGGAACTATGCATCATATTCGGTAGACTAAACGAAGGATGGCTATATTATGAAGAGGGAACATTTACCTGAAGTTCACAAACTTCACGAGGGTGTTGATGAACTTTTTGTCTAACACAATGCGAACAAGTGCATCGTGGGGTGGCGTCCCAGGTGACAGCCATTCCTGCCTCTCCGGCAAATCCCCGTGTTCACACCGTGGCTGGCCCCCGTATCCCCCTGTCAGCAACCATTCATGCGTGTTGCACACATGATGCACAATTCCTCTCCACTTGTTCTGGAAATCACATTATAAGACACACAAAAGAAGCTCTTACTTTATAAATGTAACCAAGAAAGTGCCAAGGACTTGTCGTATGTCCCAAAGCTACATTTTGTGTCTTCACATTACTGTGAACATGTAACGAGgtaaaaacatacatgtatgcaatttAATTCAGACAAATTTCAATTAATCGAACTGATGCAGGGAGGAAAAAAATAGTTTCACAGTTACAAATAATTtctaaatatgttttttttttttttttttggcaaaaagtACCACTGGAAGATCATTATGTGGGGTtgcaccagggaggtgctaaagaaggagagacaactactgcaAATAATCGGGACTATAGCGCTCTTACATcaagaaatacttgcccctactggaATTCGCTCTCTTTAAATGTGATGTctacaatgaatttgtgtaccatCAATTAGAGCagcaaatcaaaatgcagtgtaaaactgataATTCTAACAGCAACAAGTTTAAAAGCAGGCTGGAACATGCTTTAGCgaagtactttatttgaaagatcaaaatatacCGAATTAAATGGAAGAAACCTAACATGCAGAAATAAGTGCATTatagactagaaatgtcgctatggcgactggtatgcctccgccataatgcatgattcttgtaataggtctagataatacatgtggacaatgtgtgattacattttcacaaaattggcaacatattaaaatgacaagtttgtcacaaatgtgttgaatgttcaccttccttgacctaggtttaattggatgaataggagagcatgtattcaGGATTTAAGGACTTCatcttgactttgacccattcatacgtttatgcactgagtaatttttaaggtatagagaaaaagcgcaatttctgtattgaaaagtacattgttaccatctgaaattcataagataattactatCAGtaagaacatgcataaatatgaagtacgtttcaagataacttgagaaatttccaagatatggaggaaaaagttagttcagcactttcgaTCTTTGACGTTTTGACCTtcgaggcaaaaacaaaagacacagaaaaaaactttccagtgaatctctattaggttatacatgcatacataaagtgaaaaaaataataatcctgctggcattgcataaacatgagggaaatagtaaaagtatgaagtgttgcccttgacatttgacccctgacctttgaccccatgaaccctaaattctctagataatcactaacagtcagtacatgtatcatatatatactatgctccatgaagataccttgaacgaTTTCAAAGGTACacagaaaaaaggtgaagttttaatatctTTACTTGACCTTCAgaccttttgacctcatgacccaaactttcaccagagaatcttaatcgggtaatacatgtatacactaagtttcaagcaATTATCCTCAGGCATTGCACAGATATGatagaaatagtgaaattttatgtatttgaccttgacctttgaccttgagcatgtgcatgCCCACCAAAAAGTTGGTAGGCACAACTTCAatccctaatacacatacatgccaagtttcatcagGATACCTCAAAATGTGCTGATAGTTACCTCGTCCACAAAactcattacggacggacagaagggCGGACGGccgacaacccgaaaacataatgcctccggcaccacttcgtggcggaggcataaaaaaatatttggttttaaaGAGGgcctatcatttcatttcaatttgcgcATTCCAAAGATACTAGAAATACATATTAATTATATTGAACTCTTTCTTGAAGTAGTCTACATCAATTCgcatatttcatttaaaattttaggttgaaataaagcttgtaattcaacaaaAGGTGAAATGCACTCTTCATCTCCAAACTTTGCCTTGCAACTAGAGCAGTGcagcgcatgacttcaaagtgTAGTGGAatgaatgctagacatcccattgtaacgccttgaacccataCATATGTTTGCATGAactacgaagagttgccacccCATCTCTGTAACATCTCCTTGCTTGCACATAAATATGATACATTGATGACATGATTCACAGCAAAGCTAATATATCAGCAGCGAACAAAGatttatacacacaaaatttaatgtcatGGTTACCTAAGATATCACTTGacctaactgaaaaaaaaaaggaataaaagttTAATTTCACCTTTTCCCTctaaaaattaacattttcaagaTCAAAATGGTGTTTGGCATTCAGTAGTGtagtgaaagatgaaattaatCAAAAGGTAAGTATCACTGACTTTTGCAGACTATCGTCTTTAAAATGTACTGTAAATACATAATGTGAAGTCAAATACATGAATAGATAATAAtacatgaaataatgataattaataaACTAATGATTAATAAATTCATAGATAAATATTCCATACATACAAAAAAGAGGTCAATGTCGCCGCCACATGTCTCTGCACAAAACCAGAAATGATTGGTGATGTGCTTCACCCAGTACTTCAAAGCTTGATTTCTCACAGTGCTAGATGcctgatgaaaataaaagaaagaaaaaaaaaaaggaacaaaaaatcacaaatatttcaaatctacaactataatgcagaaacatgaatttatacTTCAAAACTGATATCATAATAAGCATCACTGGTagaaatttgtgaacataactGGAAGACATACATTTGGATGGATCAAgactacaataaaaaaagactGTGTGCTAAGGAAAGATTtggaaacacaaacaaaccatgttattcatctttcttctttcaattttcAACTTTTCATGCAGCAATATACAGATAAATATACAGATTTTGAGGCCCGGCAATGCAGACTTCAATACCAAAATCTGTAACAGTGATTATACtaaactgccaaaaaaaatgttgatcagATACCTTGGCCACTTTCTTCCCGATGTTTTTGGCCCCGTGCCAAACATCCCAGCTGTGAAGGATCTCTGGGTATTCCCTCTCTGTCAAGAAAAAAAGGTGAGATGAAAACAACAATTGAAATCTGTGAAGTCTTGTGATAGAATTGTCCTGCTGATCAACTGTGTCTTTTTTCTACGGACACAAATGTGCAGAACATTATTACATTACAAGGCAAACACTGGGACACAAAGTCGGATGCATGCAACATCCAGGCAGAATCCACTTTTCAACCTGTAAAttaattttcttccttcaaTTACATGTAAAGTAATAACTTTTGCTCCAAAATTGATTTCTAATGTAAAATGCAGTCAAAGGCATCACATACATCATGTTTGTCTTTTCCCCTCATTCTACattacttggggggggggggggtcaatgaATTCTGCAACCATTCCGGCGCAAAATgtttttgaccgcgccgttcactgactttttactttcaagtttcgcgcaacttttgagaccaaatttgttgcgCCCAggcataccgttccgaagccacACCCCTTTAAAAAATTTTCGTCAACCCCAAACTTGCTCGAAAACGTGATTTTGtatacaaagtcaatacaaattgttttttcaattaattcatataaagattcatgttttaattctaatggctgaaatcaatttattttagaataattatgcttcaaaaaatgtgtgtgacattttctgctgaaaaaataacacaaataaaagtttttaaaaacaaagaaatacattaaaaacttgacaaaacaataaaaaacgtAAGAAATTAATTATGATACTGAAATTCTTTTTCTCACAAAGTTTGGAATGTCACTAAAAATATTTACcccaaaaatcagcattccataagcttttataagccaattacagacgaaattagtttttttgcatatatttgcataaattaattgatttaaaataaaaaatgcacatttttttgaaaatttaactaagcagtcttgtagattacatctggctttatgttcatgcaaaattttgcggcgatcacggattcaacggccgagatctgaaggccccccccccccaggaattcaagctcgctaaatagcccaggtaagttaaAAACTTTCAtaaccaaaacacacaaacataaaataatTGGCTATGTACATCATCTTTTCAAGTCCCATTCTCATGTATTGTATTGATTAAATTAACATTGCAcaaatttatttttctctaagtcaaagctatttctcCACTCCAATCAACTTACAACTAGGCAGGGTTGACTGTATGCAAATATGCACTATCTATGCATTCCATGTTGTAACATTTAAATAAGGTAATGCAAGGCTGCTTCTGAAAACTTCAAAAGCCAGCTTTACTTCATTTTTAAACAGAATATGCTTACTAAGCAGTGCTGTGATCACTGGATGGGCGTCAGTGATCACTTCTGCGATCTTCACGCCCTTGCCGGATACTGTTTCGATTGCTCGAACAAGGGCCAGAGTTTCCATGTTGGGGGATTTATCCCCTGTTTCCCGTTTATCCACAAACTGGACATCTAGGATGCTTTTCGTAGAATGGTCGAGAGTAGTGTAAGTGCAGTACTGGGCACTGAATCCCGGCGAGTCATTCCTCGCATCACCTGCAGTCAAAAGAGTATATTAAGCAAAGAAGGTCTTGAGGTTTAGCTGGACTGTGTGAGATATttgaattttgctgttaaactttGCCAGGTGCCTTTTCATAGTATTCACTAAAGCGACCTAAACCTACATGCATGTTTATATTTCAAGGGCCTCATATACAAGGAAGTGAAATAaagattatatttcatttacCAGTGTTACACATGCAAAAACACTATtgaaaacaaactagaaatgtcactaaaGTGGCTAATATGCCTCAGCTATACTACATGGCTCTCCTACCGGGTCAACAGATAATGTGAGACAACAGTTTCACATGAATGGcagaaaaatttaaaaattacaaaaattacaaaaatgacACCAGGCATGATTGAAAGTTTAACATAACCACAAATGTATGAAGTGCTTTTATTCCTTTAACCAGTTTTCATTGTGGATGGTTAAATTGTTCTGAGAGCAAGTACATGCTCTTGGGCTCGGAGCCTTTTTCTCTCCACCTTTGACCCATTTTATTATGACACACATACTGGCTTATGTTACTTTATCAACATCGATGTGAATCAGTTCACATAAAAGCTATCATCTGATAATTGAAAAGCATTTGTGAAAAGTGCACCAGCAATAACATCATGCATATCCTTACCGCACACCACAACTTCCTGGCCTTGCACATCATGAATATTCTTCTGCAACATCCCCCCAAAAGTGGACTCAACTTCAGGGCATATGTAGTGATGCTGGATGGCATAGAACACTCTTCGGCTAAGGATGTGCCATCCCAGGATGTCGGCCATGAATTTAACTTTCTGGTAGTTATTTCCAGAAAGCAGGATGGCAGCCCCCAACTTCAGGTCTCCGACGTGAGTTCTATTTAATGTCTCTTGTAGACAATATTTGTCGATGTGGCCATGTCTACAAGCCTGCATCAAGTAGAATTAAAGACCAAACATTTATTCACACACACAGTatcaaaaaaatataaatatttttttttcttttgctattctCATATATAGACATTAAATGTGTTTAAGGATACTATAATGCCAACAGTAAAATCTGTCTACAATTGCCACCAAAGGAAGTCAACGTGGTGTTAGACAGTCTGatgctttagaatagttctccaatatctatttgtgtgtgagtgtgtgtctgtgtctgtataTCACATACATGAACATACTTATCATTTTTACATATATGAATAATTATCACCTATCTGCAATTTTTAAAAGGCAACCAACTGCACAATTTATTCCCGGAAGTGACAAAGGTCATtacccccattttctttattgttttgcAATATGCATTCATTTAATGCACATTATGACAACATTCCTTCAGTGCTCATATACAAATGTGGTAGCATATACACTGATAAATTCTTTGCAAATGCCTGACATGGCTAAAATGAAGGGATTTCACCATATGACCACAGCACACTGATACCTTCAATATTTATCTAGGGTGTTGATCTTGATGTACAGTCTGGTCTTGACACTACGTGATATCATAGTTTTTTTATGAAGcccttttttaaaaatgtgtCAAGAGAAGGTGCTGTTAGGTTGAACTTTAAACTAATAAAAGtacttgtataaaaaaaaatgagtttttgttttgcacAATATACCCATTCGATATGACCCGATGTGCCGACAGGATGAACTGTGACATCTGTTCTGCCACCGCAGACTTTGCACGCTGGCCTTGCTGCAGCTGCCAGCTCTTTGATGATGGAGGCTGTCACCAAGTACATCTGACATTGCTGCGCTTCCTCAGCGGAATCCAACTTTTTGTGCATTCCAGATCTTGTTGCCTCCgcttctttttcctcctcttcctcatcttcctcATCTTCTCCCCCATCATCTGCATCGCCAAAGACTTCTTCCACAATGCCCATGCAGTCTGCTTGGGCTGGTGGTCTAGTAGAATGATGTGAAAGCCAAATATACCAATTCTCATGATAACATCCATTCTTAATAAAGTGAGTATTCTGCAATCTCCAATTATCAACACAAGACACTTTAATACATACTGCATGCTGTTAAACAGTCGATTATAACACTTTGTAACATTTGAACTGTTTTATGAAGACATGTCTTGGTTTATGATGAAAAAGCAACCTTGCATCTTTGCTTGTAAGATGAACATCCACTTGCTGAATATTGTCCACTGTAAACTGTCCCTACAGTTTGTGCATTACACCTTGAGTGATGTGCACCAAAAGTAGGGTTTATAATGGCTAAATACATCTTCAGTGTttacacagacagacatataAAACTGGCAGATGAACACACAACTTCTGAATAAGACTTATGTGAGCTATTagagaaatatttgaaataGAATTACATGTCATGAAAGTCTTCTGGAAGCCATGAAGATGTGCTGTCATGGTCCGAGATCTGTTCTTGGGGATATAAGTAGTCCCCAATTTCCAGTGCTTCCACACTTATgctatgaaaaaaagagaaaaaaataaatagttGATTCCGCATATAGTATGGtaaatttcaaatcaattcaaacttttAGTCAACTTACAAAACCACTTGCAATaattgacttgacttgactctgtatcacaaaatatcacaaatactTTCATGCACCAATTTATTAGATCATGCCAGGGCTTGCctcttttgttgtttgtttttcaagtggCCTGCCAGGACATCTGAGAAGAAATTTCAggttgacaaatggattttgaGGCCAGGAATGAGACTGAATATGTCAAATCAGCAAATTAAAGTTTATTATGTGCATAAACATAGTCGTCTTCAAATATGTAATAAGGCCTGTTCGATTAATgatgtaatacattgtatggtgGTACATTGTTCATTGCATGAAATTTCAAGGGGAGGTATCCTTTTTTAAAAGTGTTTCTGAACataacaggaaaaaaataaacaaattccaatctaaaaataaatatgataataacaagtctaacattttgtgagatcaTAAGACCACCTTCCATTTGTCTCCTGACCCTACAtaaatttccacattttttttttttggttgttgttgttgttaaagaAATATGTGTCTATTGAGAATGGAATATACTTTGTTCAAGAAGTGGTATGCAAAGAATTATCCAGGTTACCATATAACGGAAAGGGCATTCATGTTCTTGTGCAATCTATTACAAATATACTTGAGGAAGAATGGACATTTCTTtgggctctttttttttttttttttgctaaaacagaaacaaaaactgaaaacaaaaataggtGAGCTCGAGTGTGACATTTAACTGGATTGTCACTTTGTGTTTGGATGATTAAAGATGAATTAGTCCAAATAAAAGATAGTCTGATAAATCAGAGTACGAGCTTCCGCCTTCAATGGTAAAAATGTGCCATcaaacaaagaaggaaaaataaagaacgatACATTCAAACAGTACATCCAAAACCTTACTTGGCTTGTTCTTGAGCTTCCTTTCCAGTTGATTGTGTTAAATCACGGTTCTCTGAGCTGATAGTGTAAACGATGtaatgaagagagagaaattaaaagatatcacaaaataacagGTGATTTAAACTGAGAACATGTTTGAATGCGTCGATAGTGAATAAATCAATGGCTTGAAGAGATCAAGGAGATCAGTCAAAACggcaaaattacaaaatttaatTGTATTTGAATTCATTATGTGTATTATCTCATCTATGTCACAGATGAAATGtcacagtatacaaataatgactgctatgaggggcacagttaaaatcaTGGGCCCCAAGTGACGTGAAAACCGTAACCCTGCCTGAAGCGAAGCTGAGGTACATATACTAGGTACTAGTAGACAGCAATTAAACAACTGAACAAACTTAAATTCTCAAACAATATAAAATACTGATGATAACACTACTGGTATTTGAAGAAATACTTTTCAAATGATTGCAAAAGTAGTCACCAGCAAGGTCACTTCATTGGAGAACAAGTATTTTTGAAATCAACATGTGAAGGCACTTTCATTCAGTGTAAACATAGCCGTTACGGTGATGTCTGCAACATAAAATAGATGTACATACCCAATGTCAGGTTCCAATGACTGTGTTGGTGGTGTCGTGctgctcacaaaaaaaaagacaaaagggCGGGTAAGTTGTAGGTACCTGGCTGAAATGACTGAATGTACTAAGCTTATTGGATGTAATTAACATTCAGTTACTAGTATCATATGTTATTATTATACTATCTTCCACAAGAGGACTACATTGCGAGGCAGTTATGTTGCTATGGATGCTAGATTATACCATTATTTAGTCTAAACTGTGGGTACCATACCAAAAGCACTGAAATTATACCataatataaaattatataattCTTTCAAGAACTtcttgttgaaatgtttgagaCTGGTGTcgcattttcacatttattatgtccattttctttttgttataaatATGATTTGTATAAATACAACCGTAAGTGTGCAGTGACAAGTGTAAATTTTGACTACCTGTACTTACCTATTTGCAGTCTCGGGTTCAATGTCCATGCCAGTCAATTCCTCCACTCCAGACATGCTACAACCACAATTAGATCATAATTAGAGTAATGCCATAGTTATGGGTGATGGGGAAGATGACATATATAtgttacattaaaatactaatTCATTGGAAGAAGTAAGAAATAAACAATGGTATGCCTCCGTCATAATAATTAATTCTCCCAAACAGTGTATACAGTTgcagtacaatgtcttcacaatgtgtgacgacagtttcacatagctggcaaaataatgaaatggcaggtttgtcagaaatgtcttgaatgttcactttccttgaactaggtttgctataattttcttaGAATGCATGTACACTCCTAtttgtatttggggaattgaggatttttacttgacttttgactgaCCCTTATATAGAGTTTATGCACCAAGTAATTTCTAAGGCATGATGAAAAAGTATACTTacattacaaaataaatattgaaattttgaggagttgaccttgacctttgaccccctgattattgacccatgacccctaaattccatAGATAATACCTACCAGTcagtgcatgcatgtgtacCACGTTCAATGAAGACACATTGAACCATtagcaagaaaagtgaaatattaacattttcacctgacctgacctgacctttgaccttatgacaggaaactctctggagaatctttacacagtagtacacttgtacatgtctacactacgtttcaagaatatacctttgggcattgcatacagtgtagatatgGAGAAACAGCACCAAAATCGACCTGAAGCAGTAAGTTCAAAGATGTGTGATTGTTACATGTGTCtgattgatgatgatatcaGCTACATCTGCGATGTAGATTTGGAACACACCAAAGCTCACACATGTTCCCT includes these proteins:
- the LOC140246169 gene encoding uncharacterized protein isoform X1, with the translated sequence MLHSLRYQQMSSSPGPGEAQYQNKYPQTSTPKGAKGTPSSAKSLPFFSSPFVPGIKRFSKLPDTEEPDWDSMSGVEELTGMDIEPETANSTTPPTQSLEPDIGSENRDLTQSTGKEAQEQANISVEALEIGDYLYPQEQISDHDSTSSWLPEDFHDIPPAQADCMGIVEEVFGDADDGGEDEEDEEEEEKEAEATRSGMHKKLDSAEEAQQCQMYLVTASIIKELAAAARPACKVCGGRTDVTVHPVGTSGHIEWACRHGHIDKYCLQETLNRTHVGDLKLGAAILLSGNNYQKVKFMADILGWHILSRRVFYAIQHHYICPEVESTFGGMLQKNIHDVQGQEVVVCGDARNDSPGFSAQYCTYTTLDHSTKSILDVQFVDKRETGDKSPNMETLALVRAIETVSGKGVKIAEVITDAHPVITALLKREYPEILHSWDVWHGAKNIGKKVAKASSTVRNQALKYWVKHITNHFWFCAETCGGDIDLFFNKWRGIVHHVCNTHEWLLTGGYGGQPRCEHGDLPERQEWLSPGTPPHDALVRIVLDKKFINTLVKFVNFRHTGELESLHNHILMYCAKRYSFGYAAYRARNLLAMIDYQEHKDRPMALDKEGAPKVRAKWSKHAGDWVLFKVRAPKNYNYLPGLMTRILQRRLSDSKPVHRAADPLPTDPRKIRESLARHPQPSMEELLQKRKSRFT
- the LOC140246169 gene encoding uncharacterized protein isoform X2 — encoded protein: MDGKKTTTKRPRVSSLEKKRKSKERQRRYRQHSNVISVSSNTANTLRAIGKENAVRSLHGVISLLILRYQQMSSSPGPGEAQYQNKYPQTSTPKGAKGTPSSAKSLPFFSSPFVPGIKRFSKLPDTEEPDWDSMSGVEELTGMDIEPETANSTTPPTQSLEPDIGSENRDLTQSTGKEAQEQANISVEALEIGDYLYPQEQISDHDSTSSWLPEDFHDIPPAQADCMGIVEEVFGDADDGGEDEEDEEEEEKEAEATRSGMHKKLDSAEEAQQCQMYLVTASIIKELAAAARPACKVCGGRTDVTVHPVGTSGHIEWACRHGHIDKYCLQETLNRTHVGDLKLGAAILLSGNNYQKVKFMADILGWHILSRRVFYAIQHHYICPEVESTFGGMLQKNIHDVQGQEVVVCGDARNDSPGFSAQYCTYTTLDHSTKSILDVQFVDKRETGDKSPNMETLALVRAIETVSGKGVKIAEVITDAHPVITALLKREYPEILHSWDVWHGAKNIGKKVAKASSTVRNQALKYWVKHITNHFWFCAETCGGDIDLFFNKWRGIVHHVCNTHEWLLTGGYGGQPRCEHGDLPERQEWLSPGTPPHDALVRIVLDKKFINTLVKFVNFRHTGELESLHNHILMYCAKRYSFGYAAYRARNLLAMIDYQEHKDRPMALDKEGAPKVRAKWSKHAGDWVLFKVRAPKNYNYLPGLMTRILQRRLSDSKPVHRAADPLPTDPRKIRESLARHPQPSMEELLQKRKSRFT